The following proteins are encoded in a genomic region of Myxococcota bacterium:
- a CDS encoding polymer-forming cytoskeletal protein: MPLFNKPAAKAAPAGPADEAEPKSELRERLERSTVPVRRGRETTQGRTMANIGKSITIAGDLTGEEDLVIEGKVDGKVTLPNSQLTVGANGTVQAEVRAKSVVVIGRIAGNVHGTDRVEIQATGVVEGDVSAPKLIVAEGAVLNGTIQMGSGSGKASGSSSAPTDDAEVRKAG, translated from the coding sequence ATGCCCCTGTTCAACAAGCCGGCCGCGAAGGCGGCACCGGCTGGCCCGGCAGACGAGGCCGAGCCCAAGTCCGAACTCCGAGAGCGCCTGGAGCGCTCGACGGTGCCGGTGCGGCGCGGACGCGAAACGACCCAAGGGAGAACCATGGCGAACATCGGCAAGTCGATCACCATCGCGGGCGATCTGACCGGCGAAGAAGATCTCGTGATCGAAGGCAAGGTGGACGGCAAGGTCACGCTTCCGAACAGTCAGCTGACGGTCGGAGCCAACGGCACCGTCCAGGCGGAAGTACGGGCGAAGTCGGTCGTCGTGATCGGCCGCATCGCCGGCAACGTCCACGGAACCGACCGCGTCGAGATCCAGGCGACGGGCGTGGTCGAGGGCGACGTCAGCGCGCCGAAGCTCATCGTGGCCGAGGGCGCCGTCCTGAACGGCACCATCCAGATGGGCTCGGGAAGCGGCAAGGCCAGCGGCAGCAGCAGCGCTCCGACCGACGACGCCGAGGTCCGGAAGGCCGGCTAG
- a CDS encoding TolC family protein translates to MPFRRSVALCLALALPLPGLAEEIEEAPVLEPGPATSAGGPLLHGKLELSLQDAIRMTLENNLNVQVERYSPIIAHLDEDVAWGAYDPTAFAEIGYNDQTTPNANALAGNTETRLRTTDGAGGFRGLLPWIGTEYEARYEGAKNSSNQAFASLSPEYTSGWNVSLTQPILRDLIWSQPWTQVQTNRILTKESTENFRRAVMDEIQSVEDAYWTLIANAEALRVAEKSKETAAALLDQTQTQYDVGVVSKVEVTEAEAGVAQRDVELIRALNTYRNQQDVLIDLVLGPNLSAESSLEIVPQDRPDDYTPYEIDVESAVSRAFQNRPEIIAALKAIERSEVQSAFARNQRLPELDGIFSVGQRGLSGQSSNRSFIPGGAFAPDQGGFRRSVDDYEDSPVYSGRARFSIPFPNTSAKSTESIRDLEMRRARTQHRRLRQQIVIEVRQAARNLEASQEGIEAAKKARIAAAEQLRAEEIRLEYGESTPFDVLQREEDLVDREQAEIDAFRSYRVSVTALDRAQGTILRSRNIKIADVSPLR, encoded by the coding sequence ATGCCGTTCCGAAGATCCGTGGCCCTGTGCCTCGCCCTCGCCCTGCCCCTTCCCGGCCTCGCCGAGGAGATCGAGGAAGCTCCGGTTCTCGAACCGGGGCCCGCCACGAGCGCCGGCGGCCCCCTGCTCCACGGCAAGCTCGAGCTGAGCCTCCAGGACGCGATCCGGATGACGCTCGAGAACAACCTCAACGTCCAGGTCGAGCGCTACTCGCCGATCATCGCCCACCTCGACGAGGACGTTGCCTGGGGCGCCTACGATCCCACCGCCTTTGCGGAGATCGGCTACAACGACCAGACGACTCCGAACGCGAACGCCCTGGCGGGCAATACGGAGACGCGGCTGCGCACGACCGACGGGGCCGGCGGGTTCCGCGGCCTGCTGCCGTGGATCGGTACCGAGTACGAAGCGCGCTACGAGGGGGCGAAGAACTCGTCGAACCAGGCGTTCGCCAGCCTGTCCCCCGAGTACACCTCGGGCTGGAACGTCAGCCTCACCCAGCCCATTTTGCGCGACCTGATCTGGAGCCAGCCGTGGACCCAGGTGCAGACCAACCGGATCCTCACCAAGGAAAGCACCGAGAACTTCCGCCGCGCGGTGATGGACGAGATCCAGTCGGTCGAGGACGCCTACTGGACCCTGATCGCGAACGCCGAGGCCCTCCGCGTGGCGGAGAAGAGCAAGGAAACCGCGGCCGCGCTGCTGGACCAGACCCAGACCCAGTACGACGTCGGGGTCGTCTCGAAGGTCGAAGTGACCGAGGCCGAGGCCGGCGTCGCCCAGCGCGACGTCGAGCTGATCCGGGCCCTCAACACCTACCGCAACCAGCAGGACGTCCTCATCGATCTGGTGCTCGGACCCAACCTGAGCGCCGAGTCCAGCCTCGAGATCGTCCCCCAGGACCGCCCCGACGACTACACGCCCTACGAGATCGACGTCGAGTCGGCGGTGAGCCGCGCGTTCCAGAACCGGCCCGAGATCATCGCAGCCCTGAAAGCCATCGAGCGCTCCGAGGTCCAGTCCGCCTTCGCCCGCAATCAGCGCCTCCCGGAGCTGGACGGCATCTTCTCGGTGGGCCAACGCGGGCTGTCGGGACAGTCCTCGAACCGGAGCTTCATCCCAGGCGGGGCCTTCGCCCCGGATCAGGGCGGCTTCCGGCGCAGCGTCGACGACTACGAGGACTCTCCCGTCTATTCCGGCCGGGCGCGGTTCTCGATCCCGTTTCCCAACACCTCCGCGAAGTCGACCGAGTCGATCCGCGATCTCGAGATGCGCCGCGCGCGCACCCAGCACCGCCGCCTGCGCCAGCAGATCGTGATCGAAGTGCGGCAGGCCGCACGCAATCTGGAGGCAAGTCAGGAGGGCATCGAGGCGGCGAAGAAGGCCCGAATCGCCGCGGCCGAACAGCTCCGCGCCGAGGAGATCCGGCTCGAGTACGGCGAGTCGACGCCCTTCGACGTCCTCCAGCGCGAAGAAGACCTCGTGGACCGCGAGCAGGCCGAGATCGACGCCTTCCGCAGCTACCGCGTGTCGGTCACGGCACTCGATCGCGCCCAGGGCACGATCCTGCGCAGCCGCAACATCAAGATCGCTGACGTCTCTCCCCTGAGGTAA
- the ispD gene encoding 2-C-methyl-D-erythritol 4-phosphate cytidylyltransferase has translation MRVVAIVVAGGQGTRVGGERPKALLEVAGRTLLGHAVAALAEASRVDGVLPVLPAGTELPADAATAKSLPPVPGGTERQDSVAAGVNALPDTAEWVAVHDAARALVRPAAIDRVVEAAQSHGAALLAVPVADTLKRVEGTRVVESPPRESFWAAQTPQVFRVELLREALDKARAEGRQGTDCAQLVAALGVPVEIVEGDRDNWKITYPEDLEAAGRILGERA, from the coding sequence ATGCGGGTGGTGGCGATCGTGGTGGCCGGAGGGCAGGGGACGCGGGTCGGCGGCGAGCGGCCGAAGGCACTGCTCGAGGTCGCCGGACGCACCCTCTTGGGACACGCGGTCGCGGCGCTGGCCGAGGCGTCCCGGGTCGACGGGGTGCTGCCGGTGCTGCCCGCCGGGACCGAACTGCCCGCCGATGCGGCCACCGCCAAGTCCCTGCCTCCCGTGCCCGGCGGCACCGAGCGCCAGGACAGCGTGGCGGCCGGGGTGAACGCGCTGCCCGACACCGCCGAGTGGGTGGCCGTGCACGACGCGGCGCGGGCCCTGGTGCGGCCGGCGGCGATCGATCGGGTCGTCGAGGCAGCCCAGTCCCACGGTGCCGCGCTGCTGGCCGTCCCGGTGGCCGACACGCTGAAGCGGGTCGAGGGGACCCGCGTGGTCGAGTCGCCTCCCCGGGAGTCGTTCTGGGCGGCCCAGACGCCCCAGGTGTTCCGGGTCGAACTGCTGCGCGAAGCGCTCGACAAGGCCCGCGCCGAAGGGCGGCAGGGCACCGACTGTGCCCAGCTCGTCGCGGCGCTGGGTGTGCCGGTCGAGATCGTCGAGGGCGACCGCGACAATTGGAAGATCACTTACCCCGAAGATCTCGAGGCAGCCGGGCGCATCCTGGGAGAGCGAGCGTGA
- the ispF gene encoding 2-C-methyl-D-erythritol 2,4-cyclodiphosphate synthase, giving the protein MSGFRIGQAVDVHALAEGRPLVLGGLEIPHDKGLAGHSDGDALLHAVASALLGALGDGDLGTHFPSSDPSLEGIASRVLVERVMQRVSDAGFAIANVDSTVVAQEPRLGPHLEKLRASLADVLGAGRHRVNVKVTSTDHLGFLGRGEGIAAMAVVLLEARS; this is encoded by the coding sequence GTGAGCGGGTTCCGCATCGGTCAGGCCGTCGACGTCCACGCCCTCGCCGAGGGCCGCCCGCTGGTCCTCGGCGGACTGGAGATCCCCCACGACAAGGGTCTGGCCGGACACTCGGATGGCGACGCCCTGTTGCACGCCGTGGCCAGCGCACTGCTGGGTGCACTCGGCGACGGCGATCTCGGCACCCACTTCCCGTCGTCGGATCCGAGCCTCGAGGGCATCGCGAGCCGGGTGCTGGTCGAGCGCGTGATGCAGCGCGTGAGCGACGCGGGCTTCGCGATCGCCAACGTCGACTCGACGGTCGTGGCCCAGGAGCCGCGCCTCGGGCCCCATCTCGAGAAGCTCCGCGCCTCGCTGGCCGACGTGCTCGGCGCCGGGCGTCACCGGGTCAACGTGAAGGTCACGAGCACCGATCATCTCGGCTTCCTCGGGCGAGGGGAGGGCATCGCGGCGATGGCGGTGGTGCTGCTGGAGGCGCGTTCATGA
- the uvrB gene encoding excinuclease ABC subunit UvrB produces MSDGFRLVSEFSPTGDQPRAIEELVEGVQRGDPHQTLLGVTGSGKSFTIACVVEQLGRPTLVMAPNKTLAAQLYAEFKELFPDNAVEYFVSYYDYYQPEAYIPTTDTYIEKDSSINDEIDKLRHSATHSLLTRKDVLVVASVSSIYGLGAPEHYGSMHAYLEPGMPCVRDEFLRQLIDMLYERNDMDFHRGTFRVRGDVVEVFPQYEAERALRIEFFGDEIDSIAEIDPLRGKVLSRPRKAMIYPASHYVAGEAILKRAISGIRDELQKRLQFFRESNKLLEAQRLEQRTMFDLDMLEQMGFCHGVENYSRWLDGRAAGETPYTLYDYFPEDLLVVLDESHLSVSQIGGMFRGDRARKETLVEYGWRLPSALDNRPLRFDEWESRAPQRIYVSATPADYELEHSQGVVVEQIIRPTGLVDPKVEMRPAQGQVDDLLERVRAVVEKGERVLVTTLTKRMAEELTNYYSELGIRVRYLHSEVQTLERMDIIRELREGKFDVLVGINLLREGLDIPEVSLVAILDADKEGFLRSTRSLIQTIGRAARNVNGQVILYADQETDSIRETLSETQRRREIQEAYNQEHGITPRTVSKRITSIRESIWEQDYVTVPAEAPGEGVPAHEVPRLVESLRKEMREAARELEFEKAAELRDRIQALERERIRLG; encoded by the coding sequence ATGAGCGACGGCTTCCGGCTCGTCTCGGAGTTCTCTCCGACCGGCGATCAGCCCCGCGCGATCGAGGAGCTCGTGGAGGGGGTGCAGCGGGGCGATCCGCACCAGACCCTGCTCGGGGTCACGGGCAGCGGGAAGTCCTTCACGATCGCCTGCGTCGTCGAGCAGCTCGGCCGCCCGACGCTGGTGATGGCACCGAACAAGACCCTCGCCGCGCAGCTCTATGCCGAGTTCAAGGAGCTCTTCCCCGACAACGCCGTCGAGTATTTCGTCTCCTACTACGACTACTACCAGCCCGAGGCGTACATCCCGACGACGGACACCTACATCGAGAAGGATTCGTCGATCAACGACGAGATCGACAAGCTGCGCCACTCGGCTACTCACTCGCTCCTGACCCGGAAGGACGTGCTGGTGGTCGCGAGCGTCTCCTCGATCTACGGCCTGGGGGCGCCCGAGCACTACGGGTCGATGCACGCCTACCTCGAGCCGGGCATGCCCTGCGTGCGTGACGAGTTCCTGCGCCAGTTGATCGACATGCTCTACGAGCGCAACGACATGGACTTCCACCGCGGCACCTTCCGCGTGCGCGGCGACGTCGTCGAGGTGTTCCCCCAGTACGAGGCCGAGCGGGCCCTGCGCATCGAGTTCTTCGGCGACGAGATCGACAGCATCGCCGAGATCGACCCGCTGCGCGGAAAGGTCCTCTCACGGCCGCGCAAGGCGATGATCTACCCGGCCAGTCACTACGTCGCGGGGGAAGCCATCCTGAAGCGGGCGATCTCGGGGATCCGCGACGAGCTGCAGAAGCGGCTCCAGTTCTTCCGCGAGTCGAACAAGCTGCTCGAAGCTCAGCGCCTCGAGCAGCGCACCATGTTCGATCTCGACATGCTCGAGCAGATGGGCTTTTGCCACGGCGTCGAAAACTACTCGCGCTGGCTCGACGGACGTGCGGCCGGCGAGACCCCCTACACCCTCTACGACTACTTCCCCGAAGACCTGCTCGTGGTGCTCGACGAGAGCCACCTCAGCGTCTCCCAGATCGGCGGCATGTTCCGCGGGGACCGAGCGCGCAAGGAGACGCTGGTCGAATACGGCTGGCGGCTCCCCTCGGCGCTCGACAACCGGCCCCTGCGCTTCGACGAGTGGGAATCGCGGGCCCCCCAGCGCATCTACGTCTCGGCCACCCCAGCGGACTACGAGCTCGAGCACTCCCAGGGCGTGGTCGTCGAGCAGATCATCCGGCCCACCGGCCTGGTCGACCCGAAGGTCGAGATGCGACCGGCCCAGGGCCAGGTGGACGACTTGCTCGAGCGGGTTCGCGCCGTCGTCGAGAAGGGCGAGCGGGTCCTGGTCACGACGCTGACGAAGCGCATGGCCGAAGAGCTCACCAACTACTACAGCGAGCTCGGGATCCGGGTGCGCTACCTCCACAGCGAAGTCCAGACCCTCGAGCGGATGGACATCATCCGCGAGCTCCGCGAAGGCAAGTTCGACGTCCTGGTCGGGATCAATCTGCTGCGCGAGGGCCTCGACATCCCCGAGGTGTCTCTGGTCGCGATCCTCGACGCCGACAAGGAGGGGTTCCTGCGATCGACGCGGTCCCTGATCCAGACGATCGGCCGCGCGGCCCGCAACGTGAACGGACAGGTAATCCTCTACGCCGACCAGGAGACCGACTCGATCCGCGAGACCTTGAGCGAGACCCAGCGGCGCCGGGAGATCCAGGAGGCCTACAACCAGGAGCACGGCATCACGCCACGCACGGTCTCGAAGCGGATCACGAGCATTCGCGAATCGATCTGGGAGCAGGATTACGTGACGGTTCCGGCCGAGGCGCCGGGTGAGGGCGTGCCGGCCCACGAGGTGCCGCGTCTCGTCGAGAGCCTGCGCAAGGAGATGCGCGAAGCGGCGCGCGAGCTCGAGTTCGAGAAGGCCGCCGAGCTGCGCGACCGGATTCAGGCGCTCGAGCGCGAGCGCATCCGGCTGGGGTAG
- the uvrC gene encoding excinuclease ABC subunit UvrC has product MSLAERADGLPTGPGVYLFKNEKGSVLYVGKAQNLRSRVKQYVGGGDGRYQIPKLLDRARDVDVIVTPNVKDALLLENELIKRHKPPFNVRLRDDKQYLALRLHPRETWPRLREVRKFADDGADYFGPYTSSVAMHEALSNLRRIFPLRSCSEGTFKDYRRRGRPCIEFEMKRCLGPCCDKVDAQTYAELVQGTSLFLRGRSDELVNRLRERMQRASHEERFEEAARLRDRIGAVERTVERQQIVGERQADRDVFGVARRGGDVELHVLHVREGRVIGAQGYGLDDVVLGDADLVSSFLGQYYAVGTGRQIPREVVSPVDLEAGEALESWLTDLAEHRVRVRVPQRGALRELVEMADQNAQLGLQRRLEAQESVAATLEELRGALQLPEPPRTIEGYDISTLHGTLTVGSRVCFVDGQPHKAGYRRYRIREAPPDDDYACLREVLTRRLAKADTDPLPDLLLIDGGKGQLAVVAAALADAGREVPAASIAKERDEDAPQFRVRRSGGLKAERIFLPNRKDPIQLPPSARGLLLLQRVRDESHRFAIEFQRSLRSKQNFTSILEELPGIGPGKRRTLLKELGTLRAIREASPETLAALPGISRANAETIHGFFAALRGGEGQAG; this is encoded by the coding sequence GTGTCGCTGGCCGAACGTGCGGACGGGCTGCCGACCGGTCCCGGGGTGTACCTGTTCAAGAACGAGAAGGGGAGCGTCCTCTACGTCGGCAAGGCCCAGAACCTCCGCAGCCGGGTGAAGCAGTACGTCGGCGGTGGCGACGGCCGCTATCAGATCCCGAAGCTCCTGGACCGTGCGCGCGACGTCGACGTGATCGTCACGCCCAACGTGAAGGACGCCCTGCTGCTCGAGAACGAGCTGATCAAGCGCCACAAGCCCCCGTTCAACGTGCGGCTGCGCGACGACAAGCAGTATCTCGCGCTGCGCCTCCACCCGCGCGAGACCTGGCCCCGGCTGCGCGAAGTCCGGAAGTTCGCCGACGACGGCGCCGACTACTTCGGACCCTATACCTCGAGCGTCGCGATGCACGAGGCGCTCTCGAATCTGCGGCGGATCTTCCCGCTGCGGTCGTGCAGCGAAGGCACCTTCAAGGACTACCGCCGGCGCGGACGCCCGTGCATCGAGTTCGAGATGAAGCGCTGCCTCGGGCCCTGCTGCGACAAGGTGGATGCCCAGACCTACGCCGAGCTGGTGCAGGGGACCTCGCTCTTCCTCCGCGGTCGCTCGGACGAGCTGGTGAACCGGCTGCGCGAACGCATGCAGCGCGCCTCGCATGAGGAACGCTTCGAAGAGGCGGCGCGGCTCCGCGATCGCATCGGCGCCGTCGAGCGGACGGTGGAACGCCAGCAGATCGTGGGCGAGCGCCAGGCCGATCGCGACGTGTTCGGCGTGGCGCGCCGCGGAGGGGACGTCGAGCTGCACGTGCTCCATGTTCGTGAGGGTCGGGTGATCGGCGCGCAGGGCTACGGCCTCGACGACGTCGTGCTCGGCGACGCCGATCTGGTCAGCTCCTTCCTGGGGCAGTACTACGCGGTGGGGACGGGCCGGCAGATCCCGCGCGAGGTCGTGTCGCCCGTTGATCTCGAGGCGGGTGAGGCCCTCGAGTCCTGGTTGACGGATCTTGCTGAACATCGCGTGAGAGTTCGGGTTCCTCAGCGCGGTGCGCTCCGAGAGCTGGTCGAGATGGCCGACCAGAATGCCCAGCTCGGACTGCAGCGCCGGCTCGAAGCCCAGGAGAGCGTGGCCGCGACCCTGGAGGAGCTCCGCGGTGCGCTCCAGCTCCCCGAGCCGCCGCGGACGATCGAGGGCTACGACATCTCGACGCTGCACGGGACGCTCACCGTGGGGAGTCGCGTCTGCTTCGTCGACGGTCAGCCCCACAAGGCGGGCTATCGGCGCTACCGGATTCGCGAGGCGCCGCCCGACGACGACTACGCCTGCCTGCGCGAGGTGCTCACCCGGCGCCTCGCCAAGGCCGACACGGACCCGCTGCCGGACCTGCTGCTGATCGATGGCGGCAAGGGCCAGCTCGCGGTGGTCGCGGCAGCGCTCGCGGACGCGGGGCGCGAGGTTCCCGCGGCCTCGATCGCGAAGGAACGCGACGAGGACGCGCCCCAGTTCCGGGTTCGCCGCTCGGGGGGGCTCAAGGCCGAGCGGATCTTCCTCCCGAATCGAAAAGACCCGATCCAGCTGCCGCCGAGTGCGCGGGGGCTGTTGCTGCTGCAGCGCGTGCGCGACGAGTCGCACCGCTTTGCCATCGAGTTCCAGCGCTCCCTGCGCTCGAAGCAGAACTTCACGTCGATCCTCGAGGAGCTGCCCGGGATCGGTCCGGGGAAGCGGCGCACCTTGTTGAAGGAGCTCGGGACCTTGCGCGCGATTCGCGAGGCATCGCCCGAGACACTGGCCGCGCTCCCCGGCATCTCGCGCGCCAACGCCGAGACGATCCACGGCTTCTTCGCGGCGTTGCGCGGCGGCGAAGGGCAGGCCGGTTGA
- a CDS encoding DNA internalization-related competence protein ComEC/Rec2 — protein sequence MLVALTSCVALGIVAADLGGLSTAAWSASAALGIGLGLGPRRRALAALLLAFLAGHDAQQGVLARAEGARAAPAGGAVFEGVVTGRSGLVEPHWLEFASLRGLPGARLRVYGAISALEAQARRGERWRLRVTLRPERVARNPGGPSPRRLARRGIGQRASLRHPGLAVRRGAAPRSSGSIARARVALAKRMEAAGDDSGLWRGLVLGDRGAIAPGAREAFRRLGLSHLLAVSGWHLAWWCVVSFAVFAALFARSARAGRRGDTRRAALGPAALCGLGYAALAGGAVPVQRAAGLLVAGVVAQWLRRPVRPAPAFACIGGAVLVSAPAELFALGAQLSFGVVAALLWAPRPQGEHLRLVWVRTPLVAWMASLPILAAHGLAASPAGVLANLVLLPLFALGVLPLAFLGAAALLVGVAPEAEWVRAATAASEHGLAALRDGAEWIPLPRAPALGAVGWGLLAALWAAAWWSPGLGRRALFVCLTWLWITISVSPAASPELVAFDVGQGDATLVRGRRAVVLVDGGPAYPDGRDAGALRVVPGLAALGVERLDLVIATHADLDHRGGLGSVLDSVPTRELWLPHGAPADPGFDALVRRARERGVTVREVGRGSPRRRFGDLLVDPLWPPRGGSGSRNARSLVVRIDLEGGARVLLPGDIDVETEAALIATAAPLDAELLLLPHHGSGGSSSNALLRAVAPRWAWVSAPCRGRFALPHVAVRARLAGREIPWGWTGRDGALRVPLRGPLLPKSSGEAYACGSGEPASATPRSSR from the coding sequence GTGCTCGTAGCGCTCACGTCGTGCGTCGCCCTCGGCATCGTTGCGGCCGATCTCGGCGGCCTCTCGACGGCCGCCTGGAGCGCGTCGGCAGCCCTGGGAATCGGACTGGGCCTGGGGCCGCGGAGACGCGCCCTCGCAGCGCTGCTGTTGGCCTTCCTCGCGGGTCACGATGCGCAGCAGGGCGTGCTGGCCCGCGCAGAGGGGGCGCGTGCAGCGCCTGCTGGAGGGGCGGTCTTCGAGGGCGTAGTCACGGGGCGCAGCGGGCTGGTCGAGCCGCATTGGCTCGAGTTCGCGTCGCTGCGCGGGCTCCCCGGCGCCCGGCTGCGGGTCTACGGCGCGATCTCGGCGCTCGAAGCGCAGGCCCGTCGCGGCGAGCGTTGGCGTCTGCGCGTCACGCTGCGGCCCGAGCGGGTGGCGCGCAATCCAGGCGGGCCGTCCCCCCGCAGACTCGCGCGTCGCGGGATCGGCCAGCGCGCGTCCCTCCGGCACCCGGGTCTGGCGGTACGCCGCGGCGCGGCACCGCGGTCCAGCGGGAGCATCGCCCGGGCGCGCGTCGCTCTCGCGAAGCGCATGGAGGCGGCCGGGGACGACAGCGGCCTCTGGCGCGGCCTGGTGCTCGGGGATCGCGGGGCGATCGCGCCCGGGGCCCGCGAGGCGTTTCGGCGACTCGGTCTTTCCCACCTGCTGGCGGTCTCGGGTTGGCACCTGGCGTGGTGGTGCGTCGTGAGCTTTGCGGTGTTCGCCGCGTTGTTCGCGCGCAGTGCTCGCGCGGGTCGGCGCGGGGACACGCGTCGTGCGGCGCTGGGCCCCGCGGCGCTCTGCGGGTTGGGCTACGCGGCGCTGGCAGGCGGCGCGGTCCCCGTACAGCGCGCCGCGGGTCTTCTCGTGGCGGGCGTCGTCGCTCAGTGGCTGCGGAGACCCGTCCGGCCCGCTCCCGCGTTCGCCTGCATTGGTGGCGCCGTGCTCGTCTCGGCACCGGCGGAGCTCTTTGCGCTCGGCGCGCAGCTGTCGTTCGGGGTCGTGGCCGCTTTGCTGTGGGCTCCGCGTCCGCAGGGCGAGCACCTCCGCCTCGTCTGGGTGCGAACACCGCTCGTCGCGTGGATGGCGAGCCTTCCGATCCTGGCGGCCCACGGGCTGGCCGCGTCGCCGGCCGGCGTGTTGGCGAATCTCGTCTTGCTTCCCCTGTTTGCGTTGGGCGTGCTTCCACTCGCGTTCCTCGGCGCGGCCGCGCTGCTCGTGGGGGTGGCGCCCGAGGCGGAGTGGGTGCGGGCCGCGACGGCGGCGAGCGAGCACGGCCTGGCGGCGCTGCGAGACGGCGCCGAGTGGATCCCCCTGCCGCGAGCTCCCGCTTTGGGCGCGGTGGGATGGGGTCTGCTGGCCGCGCTGTGGGCAGCGGCCTGGTGGAGTCCGGGGCTCGGGCGGAGAGCTTTGTTCGTATGCCTAACCTGGCTTTGGATTACGATCTCCGTGTCTCCCGCAGCGAGCCCCGAACTCGTGGCGTTCGACGTCGGCCAGGGCGACGCGACGCTCGTGCGCGGCCGACGCGCGGTGGTGTTGGTCGATGGGGGGCCCGCCTATCCGGATGGCCGCGACGCCGGGGCCCTCCGCGTCGTCCCCGGCCTCGCGGCACTCGGCGTGGAGCGGCTCGATCTCGTGATCGCCACCCATGCCGATCTCGATCACCGTGGTGGCCTCGGATCGGTGCTCGACTCCGTACCCACCCGGGAGCTCTGGCTGCCCCACGGCGCGCCGGCCGACCCGGGCTTCGACGCGCTCGTGCGGCGCGCGCGCGAGCGCGGGGTGACCGTCCGTGAGGTCGGGAGGGGGAGTCCGCGCCGGCGCTTCGGGGATCTGCTCGTCGACCCCCTCTGGCCGCCGCGGGGAGGCTCGGGATCGCGCAACGCACGCTCGCTGGTGGTGCGCATCGATCTCGAAGGGGGCGCGCGGGTGCTGCTTCCCGGGGACATCGACGTCGAGACCGAAGCTGCGCTCATCGCGACCGCGGCGCCGCTCGACGCCGAGCTGTTGCTCCTCCCGCACCACGGCAGCGGCGGATCGAGTTCGAACGCGCTGTTGCGCGCCGTCGCACCGCGCTGGGCCTGGGTATCGGCCCCGTGCCGCGGCCGCTTCGCGCTGCCCCACGTCGCGGTGCGGGCCCGACTGGCCGGTCGCGAGATTCCCTGGGGTTGGACCGGACGCGATGGAGCGCTCCGCGTCCCGTTGCGCGGTCCGCTGCTTCCGAAGTCGAGCGGTGAGGCCTACGCGTGCGGGTCGGGCGAGCCGGCCTCGGCGACGCCGAGGAGCTCGCGCTGA